The Dysidea avara chromosome 13, odDysAvar1.4, whole genome shotgun sequence genome includes a region encoding these proteins:
- the LOC136243224 gene encoding XK-related protein 4-like, with amino-acid sequence MRGCCHHKSLLCFHVPESLYDVEFPWFRQLFLLIAAVIYLGDVGLDIFVAYEHHKHYLEGEEDARWYYILTLVFVVLPSAVINFVSWGLYVWCYVVNTWPQCRKFLQKKSRRLKQRFNSDLRYIYYSGGYSPAATEAASQRNQQTSPTMIPLDTRPLSSLHPDLHRIANHPRDNSQSIFEPINDQGDDTDAHTEFRAIDKVDFITLVIITVLHIMQLGLIVRIVRLIYLSSKSKYSYYRYYDLTFLRLIEAFLESAPQLILQLYIYVIEPTTDPVYRVITPISMIFSVVSLALAITDYHSAGKDIYHYMSIDTTDRLSWTAYFVIIFWQLSMVVSRALAFSFFAVEFELYLFLFLLIHFTIMIIWIYCHSYKMCICKPVSEDQTDSIKLSHCQYCALPFIFLTRNCCLEIVIAAFNSFFFFRFTEQTSKVTWVIYYLLQCVENFTLITLFFVFTNTPDKWNYITGFVSTFVSFFLGVGFMTIYYCYLHPSLQTPSSDEVDTPVVDVQNQLVSNFYGSIHLTFTMQWLVKSEDEG; translated from the coding sequence ATGAGAGGCTGTTGTCACCACAAGTCTCTACTTTGTTTTCATGTTCCAGAGAGCTTGTATGATGTAGAGTTCCCGTGGTTCAGACAGTTGTTCCTTCTTATTGCAGCTGTCATTTATCTAGGAGACGTAGGATTAGACATTTTTGTAGCATATGAACATCATAAACACTACTTGGAAGGAGAGGAAGACGCCAGGTGGTACTATATCCTGACgttagtgtttgttgtattaCCGTCAGCTGTCATCAACTTCGTATCATGGGGTTTATATGTGTGGTGTTACGTAGTCAATACTTGGCCCCAGTGCCGTAAATTTCTACAGAAAAAGTCACGAAGACTAAAGCAAAGGTTTAATTCTGATTTAAGATACATTTACTACTCAGGTGGATATTCACCGGCTGCTACTGAGGCAGCGTCACAACGCAACCAACAGACCAGCCCAACCATGATTCCACTGGACACCAGACCGCTATCTAGTTTACATCCTGATCTACATCGTATCGCTAATCATCCACGTGATAATTCACAGTCAATATTTGAACCTATTAATGACCAGGGTGATGATACAGACGCACATACAGAGTTCAGAGCTATTGATAAGGTTGACTTCATCACTCTAGTCATTATAACTGTATTGCATATCATGCAGTTAGGCCTGATTGTAAGAATTGTTCGTCTAATATATTTATCTTCTAAAAGCAAGTACTCATATTACCGTTATTATGATTTAACATTCCTGAGACTGATTGAAGCTTTTCTGGAGTCAGCACCTCAACTAATTCTTCAGTTGTACATATACGTCATCGAGCCAACCACTGATCCAGTATATCGTGTCATTACTCCTATATCAATGATCTTTTCAGTAGTTTCCCTAGCACTTGCCATTACCGACTACCACTCAGCTGGTAAGGATATTTATCATTACATGTCAATTGACACCACTGACCGACTGTCCTGGACAGCTTATTTTGTCATCATATTCTGGCAACTTAGTATGGTGGTCTCTCGAGCACTGGCATTCAGTTTTTTTGCTGTAGAGTTTGAACTGTACTTGTTTTTGTTCCTATTAATTCACTTTACCATCATGATCATATGGATATATTGTCATAGCTACAAGATGTGTATATGTAAACCTGTTAGTGAGGATCAGACAGACTCCATTAAACTGTCACATTGTCAGTATTGTGCCCTGCCATTCATTTTCCTAACACGAAATTGTTGTTTGGAAATTGTCATTGCAGCATTcaattcttttttctttttcagaTTCACTGAACAAACATCAAAGGTCACATGGGTCATTTACTACCTTTTGCAATGTGTAGAGAACTTTACCTTAATAACTTTATTTTTTGTATTCACCAATACTCCTGATAAATGGAACTATATCACTGGTTTTGTGTCCACTTTTGTATCGTTTTTCCTTGGAGTTGGATTTATGACAATCTATTACTGCTACTTGCATCCTTCATTACAAACTCCATCAAGTGATGAGGTTGATACTCCAGTAGTTGATGTACAAAATCAACTGGTATCAAATTTCTATGGCAGCATCCACCTAACCTTCACTATGCAATGGTTGGTTAAATCAGAGGATGAGGGGTGA